A region from the Methanomassiliicoccus sp. genome encodes:
- a CDS encoding zinc ribbon domain-containing protein: MPLQRLFVRRDSRLFAQLSPEDAVPAVQAFLGQAHFQVWTVGPYQVHAEQYFQKLGLRRTMDVWISTQSGGAVVTAEISATLGDTEAAVGLVGAIIYLPLAVAVGAVSYIDYEQDANALLMSLWGYLGSTGARSRGESGDQQRRCGNCGLSIDPDARFCKRCGAQVTGVTG; encoded by the coding sequence ATGCCCCTGCAGCGCCTGTTCGTCCGTCGTGATTCCCGATTATTCGCTCAGCTTTCACCGGAGGACGCCGTCCCCGCGGTCCAAGCTTTCCTCGGCCAGGCTCATTTCCAGGTGTGGACCGTTGGTCCCTACCAGGTACATGCCGAGCAGTACTTCCAGAAGCTCGGTCTCCGCCGGACCATGGATGTATGGATCAGCACGCAAAGCGGCGGAGCGGTGGTCACCGCCGAGATCTCAGCCACCCTCGGGGACACCGAGGCGGCGGTGGGCCTCGTGGGCGCGATCATCTACCTGCCCCTGGCCGTGGCGGTCGGGGCGGTCTCCTACATCGACTACGAGCAGGATGCAAACGCCCTCCTCATGTCCCTGTGGGGCTACCTCGGGTCGACGGGGGCTCGGAGCAGGGGCGAAAGCGGGGACCAACAACGTCGATGTGGTAACTGTGGTCTATCGATCGACCCCGACGCTCGGTTCTGCAAACGCTGCGGAGCGCAGGTAACAGGGGTGACTGGCTGA
- a CDS encoding cation-efflux pump produces MEGDGTNVKERVALFSVIAAVLLTATKLTAGFYTNSLGIISEALHSSIDLIAAVMTFFAVKAAARPPDQDHMYGHEKAESLSSLGETALLFITCGWIVYEAVDRLFFHPAQVELGPIALLVMALSMVVDYTRSRALLRTAKEYKSQALEADAIHFSTDLISSAVVIVGILLTMAGLPNFDSIAALGVAAITAVIGYRLWKKSIHTLMDGAPAGVSGTIAQEIMAVPGIHRVDRVRVRESGSVTFVEATVFIDQVLPVEQGHRLTEKVEERVKVAIPNSDVIVHAEPICIENASLEDRIRAEGATMPEVRSVHNIVITDEPDGRLVEFHVELDGELTVEKAHDSATCLEEKVASLDPCIAKVVSHIEPVGCLACKGEASEQERELIQETIDQIADQFPEVRSCRDIHVHLTTNGYRVFLCCQFDPQLSVNRAHEIVTRLEGVIRSRHTEIDSVTIHLEPVC; encoded by the coding sequence TTGGAGGGTGACGGAACGAACGTCAAGGAAAGGGTAGCGCTTTTCTCGGTGATCGCTGCGGTGCTGCTCACCGCCACCAAGTTGACGGCGGGGTTCTACACCAACAGCTTGGGGATCATCTCCGAGGCCCTTCACTCCAGCATCGATTTAATCGCCGCGGTCATGACCTTTTTTGCGGTCAAGGCGGCGGCCAGGCCCCCCGACCAGGATCACATGTATGGTCACGAGAAGGCCGAATCCCTCTCCAGCCTGGGAGAGACCGCCCTCCTGTTCATCACCTGTGGATGGATCGTCTACGAGGCCGTCGATCGGCTGTTCTTCCACCCTGCCCAGGTGGAGCTGGGACCCATAGCCCTGTTGGTCATGGCCCTGTCGATGGTGGTCGACTATACCCGGTCTCGGGCCCTCCTGCGCACGGCCAAGGAATACAAGAGCCAGGCCCTGGAGGCCGATGCCATACATTTCTCCACCGACCTCATCTCGTCGGCGGTGGTCATCGTCGGAATACTGCTCACAATGGCCGGCCTGCCAAACTTCGACTCCATAGCGGCCCTGGGTGTCGCGGCCATCACCGCGGTGATCGGATACCGGCTGTGGAAAAAGTCGATACATACCCTGATGGACGGGGCGCCGGCAGGGGTGTCCGGTACCATCGCCCAGGAGATCATGGCCGTGCCCGGTATCCATCGGGTGGACAGGGTCAGGGTCAGGGAGTCGGGGTCGGTCACCTTCGTCGAGGCGACGGTGTTCATCGATCAGGTGCTACCGGTAGAGCAGGGGCACCGCCTGACCGAGAAGGTCGAGGAGAGAGTCAAGGTCGCCATACCGAACTCTGACGTCATCGTTCACGCCGAGCCAATCTGCATCGAGAACGCTTCACTGGAGGATCGCATCCGGGCGGAGGGGGCAACCATGCCGGAGGTGAGGAGCGTGCACAATATCGTCATCACCGATGAGCCGGACGGCCGCCTGGTGGAGTTCCACGTGGAGCTGGATGGCGAGCTGACGGTGGAGAAGGCCCACGACTCCGCCACCTGCTTGGAGGAGAAGGTAGCCAGCCTCGACCCATGCATAGCCAAGGTCGTTTCCCACATCGAACCGGTAGGATGCCTGGCGTGCAAGGGAGAGGCTTCCGAGCAGGAGAGAGAGCTGATCCAGGAGACCATCGACCAGATCGCTGATCAGTTCCCCGAGGTGCGCAGCTGCCGGGACATCCATGTACACCTGACCACCAACGGCTACAGGGTGTTCCTGTGCTGCCAGTTCGATCCCCAGCTCAGCGTGAACCGAGCTCATGAGATCGTTACCCGCCTCGAGGGGGTCATCCGCTCGCGGCACACGGAGATCGACAGCGTGACCATACACCTGGAGCCGGTGTGTTGA
- a CDS encoding glutamate-cysteine ligase family protein, whose amino-acid sequence MGTEHELSVNDAGLHPLPIVDRIIEGIHGTVENEIPFGGVNLSKELQKNVIEIVPAVPQTSVADMERALYDGMLRFHQATTGRYTLLGLGMHPLLTLDQTSIWDHEDRQIYEVYDRLFDLRQHGWLNIQALQINVHYGNEARMVSMFNRLRALTPYLVALTASSPFVEGRATGAMDNRLLYYRKNQQRVPAICNNVIPEKLRSRAHHDEIIESIYRGLRAIGGEDLCHEWIDSRGVIVRYHRECLELKACDEQECLRSDMAVTAFVLALLRADLDLEEDHDALLAANEASIKGGTASCRAELMRLYDSASNVATSEERAYLPLIERRIEEGSLAELMAARVRDGETIHEVAGSMVRCLRDNIPARAD is encoded by the coding sequence GTGGGTACTGAGCACGAGCTCTCGGTCAACGACGCAGGCCTTCACCCCCTGCCCATCGTTGACCGCATCATAGAGGGCATCCATGGCACGGTGGAGAATGAGATCCCCTTCGGAGGGGTGAACCTGAGCAAGGAGCTCCAGAAGAACGTTATCGAGATCGTCCCGGCGGTCCCCCAGACCTCAGTGGCGGACATGGAGAGGGCGCTCTATGACGGGATGCTGAGGTTCCATCAGGCGACTACGGGGAGGTATACCCTGCTGGGACTGGGAATGCATCCCCTGCTCACCCTAGACCAGACCTCGATATGGGACCACGAGGATCGCCAGATATACGAGGTCTATGACCGCCTGTTCGACCTTCGGCAGCACGGTTGGTTGAACATACAGGCGCTGCAGATCAACGTGCATTATGGCAACGAGGCTAGGATGGTCAGCATGTTCAATCGCCTCCGGGCCCTTACTCCATATCTGGTAGCATTGACCGCATCCTCCCCGTTTGTAGAGGGGCGGGCCACCGGGGCGATGGACAACCGCCTGCTGTACTATCGGAAGAACCAGCAGCGTGTGCCGGCCATATGCAACAACGTGATCCCGGAGAAGCTGAGGTCCCGGGCCCATCACGACGAGATCATCGAGTCCATCTACCGCGGACTGAGGGCGATCGGGGGAGAGGACCTCTGTCACGAATGGATCGATTCCCGCGGCGTGATCGTACGCTACCACCGGGAGTGCCTGGAGCTCAAGGCCTGCGACGAGCAGGAGTGCCTTCGTTCGGACATGGCGGTGACCGCGTTCGTCCTTGCCCTCCTGAGGGCCGATCTGGATCTCGAGGAGGACCACGACGCGTTGCTGGCGGCCAATGAGGCATCGATCAAGGGCGGCACCGCCTCCTGCCGCGCCGAGCTGATGCGGCTCTACGATTCAGCGTCCAATGTCGCCACCTCCGAGGAGAGGGCGTACCTCCCGCTCATCGAGCGTCGCATCGAGGAGGGCAGCCTGGCTGAGCTGATGGCGGCCCGGGTCAGGGACGGCGAGACCATCCACGAGGTCGCCGGGAGCATGGTCCGCTGCCTCCGGGACAACATTCCGGCGAGGGCGGACTGA
- a CDS encoding YkgJ family cysteine cluster protein translates to MNQATFELLTKICDKCGGRCCYYARPPLTEERISILLENGMTLDDVLFREHRMLDCKSTGFCVGYSDGRCRVQNVKPETCSAGPFTFDVRNGFLEIYLKKERICDLVTFLKGNPAVYNEQYELALEKIQHLVRSLPAEELESVCRVEEPETEKIAQVPLSEVFANDSGY, encoded by the coding sequence ATGAACCAGGCTACCTTTGAACTTCTGACTAAGATCTGCGATAAGTGCGGAGGCCGTTGCTGTTACTATGCCCGACCTCCGCTTACCGAGGAGCGGATCTCCATCCTGCTGGAGAATGGCATGACTCTCGATGACGTCCTGTTCCGTGAGCATCGCATGCTGGATTGCAAGTCCACCGGGTTCTGCGTAGGTTACTCGGATGGCCGATGCCGCGTCCAGAACGTGAAGCCGGAGACCTGCTCGGCCGGCCCCTTCACCTTCGATGTGCGCAACGGGTTCCTCGAGATCTATCTCAAGAAGGAGCGCATCTGCGACCTGGTGACCTTCCTGAAGGGGAACCCCGCCGTTTACAACGAACAGTACGAGCTGGCCTTGGAGAAGATCCAGCATCTGGTCAGGTCCCTGCCGGCGGAGGAGCTGGAGAGCGTGTGCCGGGTGGAAGAGCCGGAGACGGAGAAGATCGCCCAGGTCCCATTATCCGAGGTGTTCGCCAACGACAGTGGGTACTGA